The following proteins are encoded in a genomic region of Methanomassiliicoccales archaeon:
- a CDS encoding PHP domain-containing protein, with protein sequence MRFDLHVHSCQSRDSSNLIEEVLDACAKKGLAGVAIMDHNSMNGSLKAIALHCQDVLVIPGMEISSSKGHILAYNIQEEVPRNLEVGETIDRIRAQGGIAVAAHPYRVWSGLGEEVVRANDFDAIEVHNGRSTHRHNAMARKLASDLKRPFSAGSDSHEPETIGTTYFETSRDCGSVEEVIKEILSGSGNTGGRNRPRVESVGYGVKCIGQWMGRGLKRM encoded by the coding sequence ATGAGGTTCGACCTTCATGTGCACTCCTGTCAGTCCCGCGATTCCAGCAACCTGATTGAGGAAGTGCTGGACGCCTGTGCCAAAAAGGGCCTGGCCGGAGTGGCCATAATGGACCATAATTCCATGAACGGATCCCTTAAGGCCATAGCGTTGCACTGCCAGGACGTTCTGGTCATCCCTGGGATGGAGATATCCTCGTCCAAGGGGCACATATTGGCTTATAACATCCAGGAGGAGGTCCCTCGGAACCTGGAGGTGGGGGAGACCATAGACCGTATTCGGGCACAGGGAGGCATCGCCGTGGCCGCCCATCCCTACCGTGTCTGGTCAGGCCTGGGCGAGGAGGTCGTACGAGCGAACGACTTCGACGCCATCGAGGTACACAACGGCCGCTCCACCCATCGGCACAACGCCATGGCCAGAAAGCTGGCCTCCGATCTGAAGCGCCCCTTCTCGGCAGGCAGCGACTCCCACGAACCAGAGACTATCGGGACAACATATTTCGAGACCTCAAGGGACTGCGGTTCGGTGGAAGAGGTCATCAAAGAGATCCTTTCCGGGTCTGGCAACACCGGGGGCCGGAACCGGCCCAGGGTGGAGTCGGTCGGGTATGGGGTAAAGTGCATCGGTCAATGGATGGGTCGTGGCCTGAAAAGAATGTAA
- a CDS encoding aminotransferase class I/II-fold pyridoxal phosphate-dependent enzyme: MKATKRTMGISYAIREMLLPARELEKQGHEIIKLHIGDPNKFDFKTPKHVRDALCAAVEKCDNGYEESEGNVELRKAIIEKEKKKNGIDLDLQDLIVTNGVTEALQMICAATIDNGDEALVPGPSYVSYLEFPKFFGGKAVTYRTIEEENWQPDIDDLRKKITPHTKFIAVINPNNPTGAVYGRKKLKEIADLAGEYGLFVISDEIYDLMTFEGEHYSPATLAKDVPCILVNGFSKVDLLPGWRLGYAAFHDTTGQLDEIEEAVHKQARLRLSANAPCQMAVIEALKHPKDHLEGMRNKLKARGEFAYKRVNEIPGLSCVKAQAAFYMFPKIESDHWKDDREFVLDILNKCHVLLVPGSGFCPVYGKDHFRMVFLPNEEILGKAFDSIESYMRKVA, encoded by the coding sequence ATGAAAGCCACCAAGCGCACGATGGGTATCAGCTATGCGATCCGGGAGATGCTGCTGCCAGCGAGGGAACTGGAGAAGCAGGGTCACGAGATCATAAAGCTGCATATCGGGGACCCCAACAAGTTCGACTTCAAGACGCCGAAGCATGTAAGGGACGCCCTCTGCGCTGCCGTGGAGAAGTGCGACAACGGTTACGAGGAGTCCGAAGGCAACGTCGAGCTGAGGAAGGCCATCATCGAGAAGGAGAAGAAGAAGAACGGCATCGACCTGGACCTCCAGGACCTGATCGTCACCAACGGTGTGACCGAAGCATTGCAGATGATATGCGCGGCCACCATCGACAACGGCGACGAAGCGCTGGTCCCCGGACCCAGCTACGTCTCTTATCTGGAGTTCCCCAAGTTCTTCGGCGGGAAGGCGGTCACCTACCGCACCATCGAGGAGGAGAACTGGCAACCGGACATCGACGACCTGAGGAAGAAGATCACTCCACATACCAAGTTCATCGCGGTCATCAACCCTAACAACCCCACTGGAGCGGTATATGGCCGGAAGAAGCTGAAGGAGATCGCTGACCTGGCCGGAGAGTACGGCCTTTTCGTCATATCCGACGAGATTTACGACCTGATGACCTTTGAGGGCGAGCACTACTCCCCGGCCACCCTGGCCAAGGACGTACCCTGCATATTGGTCAACGGGTTCTCCAAGGTGGACCTGCTTCCCGGCTGGAGGCTGGGCTACGCGGCCTTCCACGACACGACCGGCCAATTGGACGAGATTGAGGAGGCCGTGCACAAGCAAGCCAGGCTCAGGCTAAGCGCCAACGCTCCCTGCCAGATGGCGGTCATCGAGGCCTTGAAGCACCCCAAGGACCACTTGGAAGGGATGCGCAACAAGCTCAAGGCCCGCGGCGAGTTCGCCTATAAGAGGGTGAACGAAATCCCCGGGCTGAGCTGCGTGAAGGCCCAGGCGGCCTTCTACATGTTCCCCAAGATCGAGTCCGATCACTGGAAGGACGACCGGGAGTTCGTGCTGGACATCCTGAACAAATGCCACGTGCTCCTCGTCCCCGGCTCCGGGTTCTGCCCGGTGTACGGCAAGGACCACTTCCGCATGGTGTTCCTGCCCAACGAGGAGATACTAGGTAAGGCGTTCGACTCCATCGAGAGCTACATGAGAAAGGTGGCCTGA
- the metG gene encoding methionine--tRNA ligase encodes MERPKVFIGVAWPYANGAIHMGHLAGSLLPPDIFCRYHRLKGHEVLMVSGSDQHGTPVTVRADKEGSTPEQVAERYHEINKKAIEDLGIEFSLFTKTHTQNHINVVHDIFLTLLKKGYLEQRQTMQYYCHKCAKFLPDRYVEGKCVKCGNENSRSDQCDNCGTTFEVGDVVDPVCINCGSRPEMREAQHYFFKLTDFEQPLLSYVQGSKHWRSNVQLFTQNWLESGLKDRPITRDMTWGVPVPLPGTEGKVIYVWFEAVIGYLSASKEWAQRIGRPDAWKDYWMDPEIKSYYFLGKDNIPFHTIIWPSILMGYGGLNLPYDVPANEFLTFKEMKLSKSKGPSIDIPSILKLFDADLLRYYMSINMPEGKDADFSWEDFETKINNELVATLGNYFHRVLSFTQKNFKEVPPLPEGLEAETKLVDEAIAQALLEMDTNVSICQFKKGLKAVMDLAQFGNRFFDSVAPWSLLKTDKEKCGGVLHLNLRIVQALAVLANPYLPFSTQKLWGFLANDGKIADGSWEWATKELNVGRTLPEPKPLYKKVEMPKEESPFSAFESLDLRVGLIEEVSDHPNADKLMVLKVNIGRPIQLVAGLKAFYSKEELTGKKVVVITNLQPAKLRGVESQGMVLAAEAGEKVKVLTPSGPADPGDKVTSGLNPGSKVLSFSEFQAFVLRTGTVVDDKEADLGYRVKADTSSLVKGKQAAFFLPKEGADVALPLYTEKKVSIGVDGELDNGAKVR; translated from the coding sequence ATGGAGCGACCAAAAGTATTCATCGGCGTGGCCTGGCCTTACGCCAACGGCGCAATTCACATGGGGCACCTGGCAGGATCGCTGCTGCCCCCCGACATCTTCTGTCGCTATCATCGTCTGAAGGGTCACGAGGTCCTCATGGTATCCGGCTCGGACCAGCACGGGACACCGGTGACGGTCCGCGCTGATAAGGAAGGCTCAACGCCGGAGCAGGTGGCCGAACGCTACCACGAGATCAACAAGAAGGCCATCGAGGACCTGGGCATAGAGTTCTCCCTCTTCACCAAGACGCATACTCAGAACCATATCAACGTGGTGCACGATATCTTCCTCACGCTCTTGAAGAAAGGATATCTGGAACAACGCCAGACGATGCAGTACTACTGCCACAAGTGCGCCAAGTTCCTACCCGACAGGTACGTAGAAGGAAAGTGCGTAAAGTGCGGTAACGAGAACAGCCGCAGCGACCAGTGCGATAATTGCGGCACCACCTTCGAAGTGGGAGACGTCGTCGATCCAGTGTGCATCAACTGCGGGTCCCGCCCGGAGATGCGTGAGGCGCAGCACTACTTCTTCAAGCTGACCGATTTCGAGCAGCCGTTGCTCTCCTATGTTCAAGGAAGCAAGCACTGGCGCTCCAACGTGCAGCTCTTCACCCAGAATTGGCTGGAATCGGGTCTCAAGGACCGCCCCATCACCCGTGACATGACATGGGGCGTGCCGGTACCGCTTCCGGGAACGGAAGGCAAGGTCATCTACGTCTGGTTCGAGGCGGTCATCGGTTACCTCTCGGCGAGTAAGGAGTGGGCCCAGAGGATCGGCCGGCCTGACGCCTGGAAGGACTACTGGATGGACCCCGAGATCAAGAGCTACTATTTCCTGGGCAAGGACAACATACCCTTCCACACCATCATCTGGCCGTCCATATTAATGGGATATGGCGGACTGAACCTACCGTACGATGTTCCGGCCAACGAGTTCCTTACTTTCAAAGAGATGAAGCTATCCAAGAGCAAGGGGCCGAGCATCGACATACCAAGCATACTCAAGCTGTTCGACGCCGACCTGTTGCGTTATTACATGTCGATCAACATGCCAGAGGGCAAGGATGCCGACTTCTCTTGGGAGGACTTCGAGACCAAGATCAACAACGAACTGGTAGCCACGCTTGGCAACTATTTCCACCGGGTCCTCAGTTTCACCCAGAAGAACTTCAAGGAGGTCCCGCCCCTGCCGGAAGGGCTAGAGGCGGAAACGAAGCTGGTCGACGAGGCCATCGCCCAGGCACTGCTGGAAATGGACACCAACGTCTCCATCTGCCAATTCAAGAAGGGTCTGAAAGCGGTCATGGACCTGGCCCAGTTCGGCAATCGCTTCTTCGATTCTGTGGCACCATGGAGCCTGCTGAAGACGGACAAAGAAAAGTGCGGCGGAGTGTTGCACCTGAACCTCAGGATCGTGCAGGCGCTGGCGGTCCTCGCCAACCCCTACCTGCCCTTCTCCACGCAAAAACTCTGGGGGTTCCTGGCCAACGACGGTAAGATTGCCGACGGCTCCTGGGAATGGGCCACCAAGGAATTGAACGTAGGACGGACATTACCAGAGCCGAAGCCGCTATACAAGAAGGTGGAGATGCCCAAAGAGGAGTCTCCTTTCTCCGCGTTCGAGTCCCTGGACCTCCGCGTCGGACTGATCGAGGAGGTCAGCGACCATCCTAACGCCGACAAGCTGATGGTGCTCAAGGTCAACATCGGCCGGCCGATACAGTTGGTGGCCGGGCTGAAGGCATTCTACAGCAAGGAGGAGCTCACCGGGAAGAAGGTAGTGGTCATCACCAACCTGCAGCCGGCCAAGCTGCGCGGCGTGGAGTCACAGGGTATGGTCCTAGCGGCCGAGGCCGGAGAGAAGGTCAAAGTGCTCACGCCCTCGGGACCTGCCGATCCTGGCGATAAGGTGACCAGCGGATTGAACCCCGGTAGTAAAGTACTCTCTTTCTCGGAGTTCCAAGCGTTCGTGCTGCGCACCGGAACCGTCGTCGACGACAAAGAAGCGGACCTAGGATACAGGGTCAAAGCGGACACATCATCCTTGGTGAAGGGCAAGCAGGCGGCCTTCTTCTTACCCAAGGAGGGGGCGGACGTCGCCCTGCCGCTGTACACCGAGAAGAAGGTGAGCATCGGCGTGGACGGGGAATTGGACAACGGGGCGAAAGTGAGATGA
- the ribH gene encoding 6,7-dimethyl-8-ribityllumazine synthase yields MTRYNIGIVVSEFNYDITSMMLERAKAHAEFLEAKVAKVVHVPGVYDIPLATKMLLKDNSIDGVVTLGCVIEGETEHDQIVIQNAARKITDLSLEFMKPVALGITGPGMTRLQAEDRIENAKNAMEACVKMLKRLY; encoded by the coding sequence ATGACGAGGTACAACATCGGAATAGTGGTCTCGGAGTTCAACTACGATATAACCAGCATGATGCTGGAGCGGGCGAAGGCGCACGCGGAGTTCCTGGAGGCGAAAGTGGCCAAGGTAGTGCACGTCCCCGGGGTCTACGACATACCCTTGGCAACCAAGATGTTGCTCAAGGACAACAGCATCGACGGCGTGGTTACGCTCGGTTGCGTAATCGAAGGCGAGACGGAGCACGACCAGATCGTCATCCAGAACGCCGCGAGGAAGATAACCGACCTGTCGCTGGAGTTCATGAAGCCGGTGGCACTAGGCATCACTGGACCGGGAATGACCAGACTGCAGGCCGAGGACCGCATCGAGAACGCCAAGAACGCCATGGAAGCCTGCGTCAAGATGCTGAAGCGGCTCTATTGA
- a CDS encoding phosphoadenosine phosphosulfate reductase family protein encodes MALVRLGKMHLRWCDQCNVPVLEDDKCGRCGGRTEAVEMTPPGDARPAFPYDLNMVRSLIDLQFGPGSGEALLPMDQAHVMNKVPGLDRMDEVISGGMVVATMRYDLGVGWKVLLRVKGASRIIAKATKNMVVADAGAVEPILGSQNLMAPGVGKVVGEFGKGEEVIVLHPDGNALATGVARMDSAEMCSAERGVAVKVRWSERTGAVEIGAKADWKVAIEANSKVMHRRVEESMEFVRRLAEEHKDIPQVVSFSGGKDSLATLLLTRDAGLRLPAFFIDTGLEFPETVEYVYRLKEELNLDLVLGKAEEDAFFGNLEFFGPPGKDYRWCCKTNKLGPTVKAIVEHYPNGLLSFIGQRRYESEQRASKPRVWRNPWTPGQIGASPIQDWTSLHVWLYIFQSGVSYNPWYERGLDRIGCFLCPASDMAEIGLIRGSPAYERWEAFLRSYAEKKGLGPEWVEHGLWRWKKVPPSVMEELKRNIPGFELTRKEGMRTGEGNLRLRMQDGFSPCTLGFSIEGAFSRDLDLEQVSSVLNMLGEVENGAMDGWAAVGNVTVFREGALIAKGPDQEQIRKNVEKVRRAVVKAEECVGCGVCIARCNEGALLLTQGRIRVEASRCIHCGRCFEPCPAISFGDAAFDF; translated from the coding sequence ATGGCCTTGGTCCGCCTTGGGAAGATGCACCTGCGCTGGTGCGATCAGTGCAACGTCCCGGTCCTCGAGGATGATAAGTGCGGGCGCTGCGGAGGTAGGACGGAGGCGGTGGAAATGACCCCTCCGGGTGACGCCAGACCGGCCTTCCCATATGACTTGAACATGGTTCGAAGCCTGATAGACCTGCAGTTCGGTCCAGGTTCCGGAGAGGCCTTGCTTCCGATGGACCAGGCCCATGTCATGAACAAGGTCCCCGGGCTGGACCGTATGGACGAGGTCATCTCCGGAGGCATGGTCGTGGCCACTATGCGCTACGACCTGGGGGTGGGATGGAAAGTGCTCCTCAGGGTCAAGGGCGCGTCCCGCATAATTGCGAAGGCCACCAAGAATATGGTCGTGGCCGACGCCGGGGCGGTGGAACCGATCCTTGGCTCGCAGAACCTCATGGCCCCGGGTGTTGGGAAGGTCGTGGGCGAGTTCGGCAAGGGAGAGGAGGTTATCGTATTGCACCCCGACGGGAACGCCCTGGCCACTGGCGTCGCCCGCATGGACTCCGCAGAGATGTGCTCTGCCGAGAGGGGGGTGGCCGTCAAGGTCCGGTGGTCGGAGAGGACAGGCGCGGTGGAGATTGGCGCAAAGGCCGATTGGAAAGTGGCCATCGAGGCCAATTCCAAGGTCATGCACCGTCGCGTGGAGGAAAGCATGGAGTTCGTGCGCCGCCTGGCGGAGGAGCACAAGGACATTCCGCAGGTGGTTTCCTTCTCCGGAGGTAAAGACAGTCTGGCCACGTTGCTTTTGACCAGGGATGCCGGCCTAAGGCTCCCGGCATTCTTCATCGATACCGGACTGGAATTCCCGGAGACGGTGGAATACGTCTATCGCCTCAAAGAAGAGCTGAACCTCGATCTTGTCCTGGGGAAGGCGGAGGAGGACGCCTTCTTCGGCAACTTGGAGTTCTTCGGGCCTCCGGGAAAGGACTATCGCTGGTGCTGCAAGACCAATAAGCTGGGACCTACAGTGAAGGCCATCGTTGAACACTATCCGAACGGTCTTCTCTCTTTCATCGGCCAGCGCAGATACGAATCGGAGCAACGGGCCAGCAAGCCCCGGGTCTGGCGCAATCCTTGGACTCCGGGGCAGATCGGCGCCTCCCCTATACAAGACTGGACCTCCCTACACGTCTGGCTATACATCTTCCAGAGCGGCGTCAGCTACAACCCCTGGTACGAGAGGGGATTGGACCGCATCGGCTGTTTCCTGTGCCCGGCCTCGGACATGGCCGAGATCGGATTAATCAGGGGGAGCCCGGCCTACGAAAGATGGGAGGCTTTTCTGCGCAGCTATGCGGAGAAGAAGGGGCTGGGCCCGGAATGGGTGGAACATGGTCTGTGGAGGTGGAAGAAGGTCCCTCCGTCGGTGATGGAGGAGCTCAAGCGCAACATCCCCGGTTTCGAGCTGACCAGAAAGGAGGGGATGCGCACAGGAGAAGGGAACCTCCGTTTGCGCATGCAGGACGGGTTCTCTCCCTGCACCTTAGGATTCAGCATCGAAGGGGCCTTCAGCCGGGACCTGGACCTGGAGCAGGTCAGCAGTGTGCTCAATATGTTAGGGGAAGTGGAGAACGGCGCGATGGACGGATGGGCTGCCGTTGGCAACGTCACGGTGTTCCGCGAAGGGGCGTTGATCGCCAAAGGTCCGGACCAAGAGCAAATAAGAAAAAATGTGGAAAAGGTTCGCCGTGCGGTGGTTAAGGCCGAGGAATGCGTCGGTTGCGGAGTGTGTATCGCCAGATGCAATGAGGGTGCACTTTTACTGACGCAGGGCAGGATTCGCGTGGAAGCGAGCCGATGCATCCATTGCGGTAGATGCTTCGAGCCCTGCCCGGCGATCAGCTTCGGCGACGCCGCTTTTGACTTTTAG
- the ftsZ gene encoding cell division protein FtsZ produces the protein MTSSLVKNALANTKYENANGKVDPAKQEPIQSQPAPKSAIDEDLEKIAAQLDVCIKIIGCGGGGCNTINRCWEANINGAQLCAINTDAKHLLTIKAPHKILIGRTATHGMGAGAKPEIGESAARENDGEIREFLNGSNIVFVTAGMGGGTGTGSAHYVARIAKEQVRALTIGVVTIPFKAEGTVRMENALDGLNKMRLICDTTIVIPNDKLLELVPKLPVDAAFKVADEVLMQTIKGLTEIITKPGLVNLDYADIMTVMNEGGVAFVGIGEGNSDEDDRVKSAVHEALTSPMLGEIELKDAKGALIRVVGGPDLSVGEAQRVAELVTNSVSPRARIIWGCSIDPELEGIVKVLLIVTGAKSKYIMGSRGAPMEAQRSGQGYPQQNQQPQQQQYQQQRPKNRDDDIDFVR, from the coding sequence ATGACCAGTTCTTTGGTTAAGAATGCTTTAGCGAACACTAAGTATGAGAACGCCAACGGCAAGGTCGACCCTGCAAAGCAGGAGCCGATCCAGTCGCAACCAGCCCCCAAGTCCGCCATCGATGAGGATTTGGAAAAGATAGCCGCCCAGCTTGATGTCTGCATCAAGATCATAGGCTGCGGTGGCGGCGGTTGCAACACCATCAACCGTTGCTGGGAAGCCAACATCAACGGTGCTCAGCTCTGCGCCATCAACACTGACGCCAAGCACCTGCTGACCATAAAGGCCCCGCATAAGATCCTGATCGGACGCACGGCCACTCACGGAATGGGCGCCGGTGCCAAGCCCGAGATCGGCGAGTCAGCCGCTCGAGAGAACGATGGAGAGATCAGGGAGTTCCTGAACGGCTCCAACATCGTCTTCGTAACCGCCGGTATGGGTGGCGGGACCGGTACTGGCTCTGCGCACTATGTAGCGCGGATCGCCAAAGAGCAGGTCCGCGCGCTCACCATCGGTGTCGTCACCATCCCCTTCAAGGCCGAAGGGACCGTACGCATGGAGAACGCCCTGGACGGCCTCAACAAGATGAGGCTGATCTGCGACACCACCATCGTCATACCCAACGACAAGCTGCTGGAGCTGGTGCCTAAACTGCCGGTCGACGCCGCCTTCAAGGTGGCCGATGAGGTGCTCATGCAGACCATCAAGGGCCTGACCGAGATCATTACCAAGCCCGGCCTGGTCAACCTGGACTACGCCGACATCATGACCGTCATGAACGAGGGTGGAGTAGCCTTCGTCGGTATCGGAGAGGGAAACAGCGACGAGGACGACCGCGTGAAGTCCGCGGTGCACGAGGCGCTAACCTCCCCCATGCTAGGAGAGATCGAGCTGAAGGATGCTAAAGGCGCCCTGATCCGTGTCGTCGGCGGTCCAGACCTGTCCGTGGGCGAGGCCCAAAGGGTGGCCGAGCTCGTCACCAACAGCGTCTCTCCGCGTGCTCGCATCATATGGGGATGCTCCATCGATCCTGAACTGGAAGGGATCGTCAAGGTGCTGCTCATAGTGACCGGGGCCAAGTCCAAGTACATCATGGGCAGCCGCGGCGCCCCAATGGAGGCACAGCGCAGTGGCCAGGGTTACCCGCAGCAGAACCAGCAGCCGCAACAGCAGCAATACCAGCAGCAGAGGCCGAAGAACCGGGACGACGATATCGACTTCGTGCGCTGA
- the ribC gene encoding riboflavin synthase: protein MKTIGIVDTTFARADMGGAAIDELKNYGTGYKIVRVTVPGIKDLPVAAKKLLDDGCDIVMALGMPGSKPTDKMCAHEASTGIITAQLMTNKHIIEVFVHEDEAEDGKLAWLMEHRAREHARNAYDMIFKPERLTKNAGRGLRQGYEDVGPVRER, encoded by the coding sequence ATGAAGACCATCGGGATCGTCGACACCACCTTCGCCCGGGCGGACATGGGCGGGGCGGCCATAGACGAGCTGAAGAACTACGGCACAGGGTACAAGATCGTCCGGGTCACCGTGCCCGGAATCAAGGACTTGCCGGTGGCGGCAAAGAAGCTTTTAGACGATGGGTGCGACATTGTGATGGCCCTGGGGATGCCCGGCAGCAAGCCCACGGACAAGATGTGTGCGCACGAGGCCTCCACCGGTATAATCACCGCGCAGCTGATGACCAACAAGCACATCATCGAGGTGTTCGTCCACGAGGACGAGGCGGAAGATGGTAAGCTGGCCTGGCTGATGGAACATAGAGCGAGGGAGCACGCCCGGAACGCCTACGACATGATATTCAAGCCCGAGCGGCTGACCAAGAACGCCGGTCGGGGATTGAGGCAGGGCTACGAGGACGTTGGCCCAGTTAGGGAGAGATGA
- a CDS encoding FAD synthase, producing the protein MTRVMASGVFDILHPGHLRYLQEAKDLGDELVVVVATDATVRRRKHEPITPDKMRLELISALKMVDQAVLGSDGDMFSVVERIRPDIIALGYDQDFDEKRIEETLAKRGMKVKIVRLSKHGGDLNGTRKIIGKVIDWYTQNKKAVED; encoded by the coding sequence ATGACCAGGGTAATGGCCAGCGGCGTCTTCGACATATTGCATCCGGGGCATCTGCGCTATCTGCAAGAGGCCAAGGACCTAGGGGACGAGCTGGTCGTCGTTGTGGCCACCGACGCCACGGTGCGCCGCCGAAAGCATGAGCCGATAACCCCGGACAAGATGCGCCTGGAACTGATCTCGGCGCTGAAGATGGTGGACCAGGCCGTTCTCGGAAGCGACGGGGACATGTTCAGCGTGGTGGAGAGGATAAGGCCGGACATCATCGCCTTGGGGTATGACCAGGACTTCGACGAGAAGAGGATCGAGGAGACCTTGGCCAAGCGGGGAATGAAGGTGAAAATCGTGCGACTTTCCAAGCACGGCGGGGACCTCAACGGCACCCGCAAGATCATAGGCAAGGTCATAGACTGGTACACCCAGAACAAGAAGGCCGTGGAGGACTGA
- the ribB gene encoding 3,4-dihydroxy-2-butanone-4-phosphate synthase — protein sequence MSDEVILDAMKDICEGKMVFIFDSDNREKETDMTIASQFVTSASIREMRKNAGGLICTTVDNDICRKLDMPFLVDVLACNHRQHPVLELLSPNDIPYDTKSAFSITINHRKTFTGVTDNDRALTVSEFAKLAQETVSMSDEEARTEFGKRFRSPGHIHMLNSTPQLLSKRKGHTELATAMMVLAGVTPSATICEMMGDDGYALSKEKAKKYAKRFDLCFLEGKDIIEFWKRGGNGK from the coding sequence ATGAGCGACGAAGTTATCTTGGATGCCATGAAGGACATCTGCGAGGGCAAGATGGTGTTCATCTTCGATTCTGACAACCGGGAGAAGGAGACGGACATGACCATAGCCTCTCAGTTCGTGACCTCCGCCTCCATCAGGGAGATGCGGAAGAACGCCGGCGGGCTGATCTGCACTACCGTCGACAACGACATCTGTCGCAAGCTGGACATGCCGTTTCTGGTCGACGTCCTGGCCTGCAATCACCGCCAGCATCCGGTCCTGGAACTGCTGTCCCCGAACGACATTCCCTACGATACGAAGTCGGCCTTCTCCATCACCATCAATCACCGCAAGACCTTCACCGGGGTGACCGACAACGACCGCGCCCTCACCGTGTCCGAGTTCGCCAAGTTGGCACAGGAAACTGTGTCCATGAGCGACGAGGAGGCCAGGACGGAGTTCGGAAAGCGCTTCCGTTCTCCCGGACACATCCATATGCTGAATTCCACGCCCCAGCTGCTGAGCAAGCGTAAGGGGCACACCGAACTGGCCACGGCCATGATGGTCCTCGCGGGGGTCACCCCTAGCGCCACCATCTGCGAGATGATGGGCGACGACGGGTACGCCCTCAGCAAAGAAAAGGCTAAAAAGTATGCAAAACGATTTGACCTATGCTTCCTGGAAGGGAAGGACATCATCGAATTTTGGAAGAGGGGCGGTAACGGGAAATGA